The following are from one region of the Acidobacteriota bacterium genome:
- a CDS encoding L,D-transpeptidase family protein, with amino-acid sequence MIAMLLIGMLAAEHSMSLSTEKKVDAVVVLKSERTLNLLAHGKLIRSYKVALGGVPVGAKEQQGDHKTPEGHYVLDRRNPKSKFYRSIHVSYPNERDRHNAEKKGVSPGGDIMIHGLPNGTGAVGAAHRLVDWTDGCIAVTDSEMDEIWTLVVDGTPIEIRP; translated from the coding sequence ATGATTGCGATGTTGCTGATTGGGATGCTGGCTGCGGAACACTCGATGAGCCTGAGTACGGAAAAGAAGGTCGATGCGGTTGTGGTTCTGAAAAGCGAGAGAACTTTGAACCTGCTGGCGCATGGCAAGTTGATCCGCTCGTATAAGGTGGCGCTGGGCGGCGTCCCGGTGGGCGCGAAAGAACAGCAGGGAGACCACAAAACTCCTGAGGGTCACTACGTGCTCGATCGGCGAAATCCCAAGAGCAAGTTTTATCGGTCCATTCATGTCTCGTATCCCAATGAGCGGGACCGGCACAATGCAGAAAAAAAGGGAGTGTCGCCGGGCGGGGACATCATGATCCACGGACTACCCAATGGGACAGGCGCGGTGGGAGCGGCTCATCGACTGGTGGATTGGACGGACGGATGCATCGCGGTGACGGATTCCGAGATGGACGAGATATGGACGCTGGTGGTGGACGGGACACCGATTGAGATTCGACCGTAG
- a CDS encoding beta-lactamase family protein produces MSISNSVRNHFALVFLLLCTSLAVAQTGSTLAPEIRAKIDATAQQVLSATGVPSASVAVVQDGKITYLQAYGDARLEPRVAAKSSMRYSIGSVSKQFTATAILMLAEQGKLSLDDPVARFIPDLTRAKEVTIRQVLSHTSGYQDYWPQDYVPPFMLQPISANKILDLWARKPLDFDPGTQWQYSNTGYVVAGMIVERASGTPLLKFLSKNIFEPLAMKSVMNIDQQRLNETDATGYTRYGLGPLRIAPKEGQGWLFAAGELAMPAEDLAKWDISIINQALLKPASYRELETSLVLKNGMATNYGLGIGIQRQFSRRTLEHGGEVSGFTSSNFVFPDDRVAVVVLTNQDAVDACGDIAQKVAPLLFAQDDTSKDEAQARAIFEGLQNGKINRGLFSDNANAYFSEQALKDLATGFAPLGAVQSFTQGRRSERGGMTFRLFTVKFAKQNLQVWQRTLPDGKIEQYQVMAAE; encoded by the coding sequence ATGTCGATATCCAATTCCGTTCGCAATCATTTCGCGCTTGTTTTCCTGTTGCTGTGTACTTCACTGGCGGTAGCGCAAACAGGGTCCACGCTTGCGCCGGAAATTCGCGCCAAGATCGATGCAACGGCGCAGCAAGTTTTGTCCGCAACCGGCGTGCCCAGTGCTTCGGTGGCAGTGGTGCAAGATGGAAAGATCACGTATCTCCAGGCGTATGGCGATGCCCGGCTTGAGCCGCGTGTGGCGGCGAAGTCCAGCATGCGGTACAGCATCGGGTCGGTGAGCAAGCAGTTCACGGCGACTGCAATCCTCATGCTGGCAGAACAGGGGAAGCTCTCGCTGGACGATCCGGTGGCGCGGTTTATTCCGGATTTGACGCGCGCGAAGGAAGTGACGATCCGGCAAGTGCTGTCGCATACGTCGGGGTATCAGGACTACTGGCCGCAGGATTATGTGCCGCCATTCATGCTGCAGCCGATTTCTGCCAACAAGATTCTCGATCTGTGGGCTCGCAAACCGCTCGACTTCGATCCGGGCACGCAGTGGCAATACAGCAATACGGGCTACGTCGTGGCTGGCATGATTGTGGAACGGGCGAGTGGGACGCCACTGCTGAAGTTTCTCAGCAAGAATATTTTTGAACCGCTCGCGATGAAGAGTGTGATGAACATCGACCAGCAACGGTTGAATGAAACCGACGCAACCGGGTACACGCGCTATGGGCTGGGCCCGCTGCGCATCGCTCCGAAAGAAGGACAGGGTTGGCTGTTTGCCGCGGGAGAGCTCGCGATGCCGGCCGAGGATCTGGCGAAGTGGGACATCAGCATCATCAATCAAGCGCTGCTCAAGCCGGCTTCCTATCGTGAACTCGAGACGTCGCTCGTACTGAAGAATGGGATGGCGACGAATTACGGCCTGGGTATCGGAATCCAGCGCCAGTTTTCGCGGCGCACATTGGAACACGGCGGTGAGGTCTCGGGATTCACGTCTTCCAATTTCGTTTTTCCGGATGACCGCGTTGCCGTGGTTGTGCTGACCAATCAAGATGCGGTCGATGCTTGCGGGGATATCGCGCAGAAAGTTGCGCCGCTGCTCTTTGCTCAGGACGACACCAGCAAGGACGAAGCACAGGCGCGCGCCATTTTCGAAGGTCTGCAAAATGGAAAGATCAACCGTGGGCTATTCAGCGACAACGCCAATGCTTATTTTTCCGAGCAGGCGTTGAAAGATCTGGCGACGGGATTTGCTCCGCTGGGAGCTGTGCAGTCTTTTACGCAAGGGCGACGCAGTGAACGGGGTGGCATGACTTTCCGTCTGTTTACAGTGAAGTTCGCGAAACAGAATCTGCAGGTCTGGCAGAGGACCTTGCCGGATGGAAAGATCGAGCAATATCAGGTGATGGCGGCGGAATAA
- a CDS encoding M23 family metallopeptidase, whose amino-acid sequence MLASIEMRITRPTLLILMALLSSVADAAPPAPRWTLTYQPVRVVNGAPILFRVTTPKPARALSGKWLDHEIVFAFDATKKAWFGFAGASLETKPGAYPLELHAEMNEGAALSYKKEVKVQKQRYPRVIVLKVPQKFTAPDPDQMRVIDHDKQVKADAFKSLTPDREWKGEFQRPVSAEISDVFGVQRVFNGSVQSTHQGLDFRVPTGTPVSAVNAGTVILARPLYFEGNCIVLDHGQGLLTLYLHLSEFHVKEGDQVAKGQLIALSGGTGRATGPHLHLAVRWQGIYLNPAGLLALPLP is encoded by the coding sequence ATGCTAGCCTCAATTGAGATGCGAATCACGCGGCCAACACTTTTGATTCTGATGGCGCTGCTGTCCTCTGTCGCTGACGCAGCGCCCCCCGCGCCGCGCTGGACGTTGACCTACCAGCCCGTCCGCGTGGTAAACGGCGCGCCCATTCTGTTCCGTGTGACTACGCCCAAACCGGCTCGTGCACTTTCGGGGAAATGGCTCGACCACGAAATTGTTTTTGCGTTCGACGCCACCAAGAAGGCCTGGTTCGGATTCGCCGGCGCCAGCCTCGAAACCAAGCCCGGCGCCTATCCCCTGGAACTTCATGCCGAAATGAACGAGGGCGCAGCCCTTTCCTACAAGAAGGAAGTAAAAGTGCAGAAGCAACGCTATCCCCGCGTGATCGTGCTGAAAGTCCCGCAGAAATTCACTGCGCCTGATCCCGACCAGATGCGAGTCATCGATCATGACAAGCAGGTGAAAGCCGACGCATTCAAATCGCTCACTCCTGACCGCGAATGGAAAGGAGAATTTCAGCGTCCGGTCTCAGCCGAAATTTCCGATGTCTTCGGCGTGCAGCGCGTCTTCAACGGATCGGTGCAGAGCACCCATCAAGGGCTCGACTTCCGTGTTCCCACCGGTACTCCGGTTTCGGCCGTTAATGCCGGCACAGTGATTCTTGCGCGACCGCTCTATTTTGAAGGCAACTGCATCGTGCTTGACCACGGCCAGGGACTTCTCACTCTTTACCTTCACCTCTCCGAATTCCACGTGAAGGAGGGCGACCAAGTTGCCAAAGGACAGCTCATCGCACTGAGCGGCGGGACCGGCCGCGCGACTGGCCCTCATCTCCATCTTGCAGTTCGCTGGCAGGGAATTTATTTAAACCCGGCGGGACTGCTCGCGCTCCCATTGCCCTGA
- a CDS encoding DEAD/DEAH box helicase, whose translation MSSLPSSLAWAHPLVQEWFVERFSTPTEPQEQGWPHILAGHTTLISAPTGSGKTLAAFLACIDRLVRKALSGELRDRTEVLYVSPLKALGNDIQKNLEIPLGEILQMAGERGLLMPEIRTAVRTGDTLMKDRQAMLRRPPHILVTTPESLYILLTAQKSRAILRDVETVIVDEIHAVADDKRGVHLALSLERLEILAHRPPVRIGLSATQKPIEEVARFLAGSGRPDPVIVNIGHKRTLDLGVEVPSSELGPVASNEMWGEVYDRIVELVNSHRSTLVFVNTRRLAERIAHQLGERLGEENVAAHHGSLSRKLRLAAEKKLKDGEVKVLVATASLELGIDVGTVDLVCHISSPRSIAVALQRVGRSGHWRGAVPKGRFFVTTRDDLAECAVLVRGIRSGELDRLIFPECSLDVLAQQIVACCAASVSAARDQENRDLILEADVRAGRPHDSRQVAGATVKSIGDAAGTSPEGWDEAELFALIKRAYPYRNLTRETYSRVLEMLSEGIAAQRGRFGAYLHHDRINRRLRPRRGARLAAITSGGAIPDNALFTVVAEPDGATVGTVDEDFAVESMAGDVMLLGNTSWRIRRVEGRSSRMLVEDAKGAPPSVPFWRGEAPARTSELSEQLGVLRKEISDRLPGVVPVEGWRNLPVLSEVITWLGDECGLDVPGAEQLIQYVLEGRVVLGDVPTQTTIIAERFFDEGGGMQLVIHAPFGGRINKAWGLALRKRFCRGFNFELQAAATDNGINIALAEQHSFPLADVFHFLNSETMAPILEQAALVAPVFQTRWRWDATRALALLRFQGGKKVPPQIQRMRSDDLLAAVFPDVAACQENIEGDIKIPDHPLVNEVMKDVLTEAMDVDGLRDVLRGIEDGRIRCIAVDTPVPSQFSHEILNANPYAYLDDAPLEERRARAVEMRRVLPASVLEEVGALDPAAIEQVQAEAWPDVRDADELHDVLHTFVMLPEGSSQFSVLSSQERKFDARWEYFFQRLQSEQRALVADVPTDKETRRFWVAAERGEMFAALHPAEASAASTVSFDDAILTTVRGWMAHVGPTTASELGATLGLAASEIEKALLRMEAGGAILRGQFRPQSSRTALGSDRSETGPHKETEWCERRLLARIHRLTVATLRKQIEPVTSAQFMNWLLRWQHIAPGTQVRGEHGTLEVLRQLQGFEIPASAWERFILGRRITGYDPAHLDQLCLAGAVGWGRLSPHPATIDSGGENAEPGQERRRRVIPTRVAPIAFFVRDDADWMQPRNPGADDSVAAILSPAARMLLELMQQRGALFFPDMVRATGKLKAEVETGLWELVAAGLVTADGFENLRALVTPKNASSSALGKVRRPRHAAGRWSLLHSDGADRDRSVESCCWMLLRRYGVVFRDLLVRETNLPRWRELQIAFRRLEDRGEVRGGRFVDGFLGEQFALPVAVESLRATRKLPLTGDRITIAAADPLNLVGVVVTGERIPAISGRSVTFCDGVWMGEEMVAGSPDPAFNSQVS comes from the coding sequence ATGTCGTCCCTTCCCTCCTCTCTTGCCTGGGCTCATCCGCTGGTGCAGGAGTGGTTTGTCGAACGCTTTTCGACGCCTACCGAGCCTCAGGAGCAGGGTTGGCCACACATCCTCGCCGGCCACACGACGCTGATTTCTGCGCCTACTGGTTCGGGCAAGACGCTCGCTGCTTTCCTGGCTTGCATCGATCGACTGGTGCGAAAAGCTCTGTCAGGCGAACTCCGCGATCGGACGGAAGTCCTCTATGTCTCTCCGCTGAAGGCGCTGGGCAACGACATTCAAAAGAATCTCGAAATCCCGCTTGGTGAAATTCTGCAGATGGCCGGTGAGCGCGGATTGCTCATGCCGGAGATCCGCACTGCGGTGCGAACCGGCGACACGCTGATGAAAGACCGGCAGGCAATGTTGCGGCGTCCGCCGCACATTCTGGTGACAACACCGGAGTCGCTCTACATCCTGCTGACGGCACAAAAGAGCCGGGCAATCCTGCGCGACGTAGAGACCGTGATCGTCGACGAGATTCACGCAGTGGCGGACGACAAACGAGGTGTGCATCTGGCGTTGTCGTTGGAGAGGCTGGAGATTCTCGCCCATCGCCCGCCGGTGCGGATTGGGCTTTCGGCAACGCAGAAACCGATCGAAGAAGTAGCCCGATTTCTCGCAGGCAGTGGGCGGCCCGATCCAGTGATCGTCAATATCGGCCACAAGCGGACGCTCGATCTGGGCGTCGAGGTTCCCTCTTCAGAATTGGGTCCGGTTGCTTCCAACGAGATGTGGGGCGAGGTGTATGACCGCATCGTCGAACTGGTAAACTCGCATCGCTCCACGCTGGTGTTTGTGAATACTCGAAGGCTCGCAGAACGGATCGCTCACCAACTGGGCGAGCGGCTTGGAGAAGAGAATGTTGCCGCCCATCACGGCAGCTTGTCTCGCAAACTGCGCCTGGCGGCCGAGAAAAAGCTCAAAGATGGCGAAGTGAAAGTGCTGGTCGCGACGGCGTCGCTGGAATTGGGAATCGATGTGGGGACTGTCGATCTGGTATGCCACATCAGTTCTCCGCGATCGATTGCGGTGGCTCTGCAACGTGTAGGTCGCAGCGGTCACTGGCGAGGCGCGGTTCCGAAAGGACGGTTCTTCGTGACCACGCGCGATGATCTGGCAGAATGCGCAGTGCTGGTGCGCGGAATTCGGTCGGGAGAATTGGATCGTCTCATTTTCCCAGAGTGCTCGCTGGATGTGCTGGCACAGCAGATCGTGGCTTGCTGCGCAGCAAGTGTGAGTGCGGCTCGCGATCAGGAAAATCGTGACTTGATTTTAGAGGCGGATGTGCGGGCGGGGCGCCCCCACGACAGCCGGCAAGTTGCCGGCGCTACGGTGAAGAGCATTGGCGATGCTGCTGGAACTTCTCCCGAGGGATGGGACGAAGCTGAATTATTTGCGTTGATCAAGCGAGCATATCCGTATCGGAATCTGACCCGCGAAACATACTCCAGAGTCCTGGAAATGCTTTCAGAAGGGATTGCGGCGCAGCGCGGGCGGTTTGGCGCTTATCTCCATCATGACCGGATCAACCGGAGACTGCGTCCGCGGCGGGGAGCTCGACTGGCAGCGATCACGAGTGGCGGAGCGATTCCGGATAATGCGCTCTTCACAGTCGTCGCAGAACCGGATGGCGCGACGGTCGGAACAGTGGACGAAGACTTCGCAGTCGAAAGCATGGCGGGCGACGTCATGCTGCTCGGGAATACTTCCTGGCGCATCCGAAGAGTTGAAGGGCGTTCGTCGCGCATGTTGGTGGAGGATGCGAAGGGAGCGCCGCCGTCGGTTCCCTTCTGGCGAGGCGAGGCTCCGGCGCGTACTTCGGAACTCTCCGAGCAGCTTGGTGTCTTGCGGAAGGAAATCAGTGACCGTTTGCCGGGCGTGGTGCCGGTAGAGGGATGGCGCAATCTTCCGGTGCTCAGCGAAGTCATCACTTGGTTGGGAGACGAGTGCGGACTGGACGTTCCCGGAGCAGAACAGCTGATTCAGTATGTGCTGGAAGGGCGCGTGGTGTTGGGAGACGTGCCGACACAGACAACGATCATCGCGGAGCGATTCTTCGACGAAGGCGGCGGGATGCAACTGGTAATCCACGCACCGTTCGGAGGGCGCATCAATAAGGCGTGGGGACTGGCGCTCCGCAAACGCTTTTGCCGGGGCTTCAACTTCGAGTTGCAGGCAGCGGCTACCGACAATGGCATCAACATCGCATTGGCGGAGCAGCATAGTTTTCCGCTGGCGGATGTTTTTCATTTCCTGAATTCGGAAACCATGGCGCCGATCCTGGAGCAGGCGGCGCTAGTCGCTCCCGTGTTCCAAACGCGCTGGCGATGGGACGCAACACGAGCACTGGCATTGTTGCGTTTTCAGGGAGGTAAGAAAGTGCCTCCGCAGATCCAACGGATGCGATCGGACGACCTGCTGGCGGCGGTTTTCCCGGATGTCGCGGCGTGCCAGGAAAATATTGAAGGGGATATCAAGATTCCGGATCACCCCCTGGTGAACGAGGTCATGAAAGACGTCCTGACCGAGGCGATGGATGTGGACGGATTGCGTGACGTCTTGCGCGGCATTGAGGACGGGCGCATCCGGTGCATCGCGGTGGATACTCCGGTGCCATCGCAGTTCTCGCACGAAATTCTGAATGCGAATCCGTACGCGTACCTGGATGATGCTCCGCTCGAAGAACGGCGGGCGCGAGCAGTCGAGATGCGGCGCGTGTTGCCGGCTTCGGTGCTGGAAGAAGTGGGAGCACTCGATCCGGCGGCGATCGAGCAGGTACAGGCAGAAGCGTGGCCGGATGTGCGGGATGCGGACGAATTGCATGATGTGCTGCATACGTTCGTGATGCTGCCGGAGGGCAGTTCTCAGTTCTCGGTTCTCAGTTCTCAGGAAAGAAAATTTGATGCGCGGTGGGAATACTTTTTCCAGCGCTTGCAGTCTGAACAGCGAGCGCTCGTCGCCGATGTCCCTACTGATAAAGAAACCCGGCGGTTCTGGGTGGCGGCTGAGCGTGGGGAGATGTTTGCGGCTTTACATCCAGCCGAGGCAAGCGCCGCCTCTACGGTGAGTTTTGATGACGCGATTTTGACTACGGTGCGGGGATGGATGGCGCACGTGGGGCCCACGACTGCGTCCGAGTTGGGTGCGACTTTGGGGTTGGCGGCTTCGGAAATTGAAAAGGCGCTGCTGCGGATGGAAGCGGGCGGGGCGATCCTTCGTGGACAATTCCGACCGCAGAGTAGCCGAACTGCGCTCGGCTCGGACAGGTCAGAGACCGGTCCCCACAAAGAGACCGAATGGTGCGAGCGGAGACTGCTGGCGCGGATTCACCGGCTGACGGTGGCGACGTTACGGAAACAAATTGAACCCGTCACTTCGGCGCAGTTCATGAACTGGCTGTTGCGCTGGCAGCATATTGCTCCGGGAACGCAGGTGCGCGGAGAGCATGGAACGCTGGAAGTCCTTCGGCAATTGCAGGGCTTCGAAATTCCTGCGAGTGCATGGGAGCGATTCATACTTGGACGCCGGATTACCGGCTATGATCCGGCGCACCTCGATCAGCTTTGCCTGGCGGGAGCGGTAGGCTGGGGACGGCTTTCGCCGCATCCGGCAACGATCGATTCCGGGGGAGAGAATGCGGAACCCGGACAGGAACGGAGACGGCGAGTGATTCCGACGCGGGTGGCGCCGATTGCATTCTTCGTGCGTGATGATGCGGACTGGATGCAGCCGCGAAATCCGGGCGCCGACGATTCGGTAGCTGCGATCTTGAGCCCGGCGGCACGGATGCTGCTGGAATTGATGCAACAGCGTGGTGCTCTTTTCTTTCCGGACATGGTGCGTGCAACCGGCAAGCTCAAAGCGGAAGTCGAAACGGGACTTTGGGAACTGGTCGCAGCGGGATTGGTAACGGCCGACGGATTTGAAAATCTGCGCGCGCTGGTGACTCCGAAAAATGCATCCAGCAGTGCGCTGGGCAAAGTGCGTCGGCCTCGGCACGCAGCCGGGCGCTGGTCCTTGCTGCACAGTGACGGTGCGGATCGCGACCGCAGCGTGGAATCGTGCTGCTGGATGTTGCTGCGGCGTTATGGGGTGGTTTTTCGCGATTTGCTGGTGCGGGAAACGAACTTGCCGCGCTGGCGGGAATTGCAAATTGCGTTTCGACGGCTGGAAGATCGCGGCGAGGTTCGAGGGGGACGATTTGTCGACGGATTTCTGGGCGAACAATTTGCCCTTCCGGTGGCGGTCGAATCGCTCCGCGCCACCCGCAAGCTGCCGCTGACAGGCGATCGCATCACGATCGCGGCCGCGGATCCTCTTAACCTGGTGGGTGTTGTCGTGACAGGCGAGCGCATCCCGGCAATCTCGGGACGGAGCGTCACATTCTGCGATGGCGTGTGGATGGGTGAGGAGATGGTGGCGGGCAGTCCAGATCCAGCGTTCAATAGTCAGGTGTCCTAG
- a CDS encoding acyl-CoA carboxylase subunit beta, which yields MESMVDELRSKRSHLHLGGGQERVDKQHAAGKLTARERIERLADTGSFQEFGLFAKHRAIYFGMADKEMPADGALTGAATIDGRLVHMASQDFTVAGGAAGEVHSDKIADLMKVSLKTGSPFVFINDSGGARVQEGIDSLAAYGRVFYNNVMLSGTVPQISLICGPCAGGAAYSPALTDFIIQTRQAQMFITGPQVIKQVTGETVTAEELGGPESQMNNAGVVHLIAQNDDEAVMMCRRLLSFMPSNNLEDPPRAPFDLPLQEDPEFSRIVPVETKMAYDVRKVIQRVADYEDFLEIQPGFAPNIVIGFARLQGRPIGVVANQPCALAGALDINASDKAARFIRFCNAFNIPLVTFVDVPGFLPGVQQEYGGIIRHGAKMLFAYAAATVPKLTLVLRKAYGGSYLAMCSRDMGADRVVAWPTAEIAVMGAEGAAEIVFRREIDAAPDKAGKRRELIQQYRDTFSNPYVAAGRRLIDDIIEPAQTRMYLAQALEALHAKRELRPPKKHGLIPL from the coding sequence ATGGAGTCCATGGTTGACGAGTTGCGCAGCAAGCGCAGTCACCTCCACCTCGGCGGTGGCCAGGAGCGTGTCGATAAACAGCACGCTGCCGGGAAACTGACGGCGCGGGAACGCATTGAACGCCTCGCTGATACGGGCAGCTTTCAGGAGTTCGGCCTATTCGCCAAGCATCGCGCGATTTACTTTGGCATGGCAGATAAAGAAATGCCGGCTGACGGCGCTCTTACCGGAGCCGCAACCATCGATGGCCGTCTCGTCCACATGGCCAGCCAGGATTTCACAGTCGCCGGCGGCGCCGCTGGAGAGGTTCACAGCGACAAGATCGCCGACCTGATGAAGGTGTCGCTCAAAACTGGTAGCCCGTTCGTCTTCATTAACGACTCCGGTGGCGCCCGTGTTCAGGAAGGAATCGACAGCCTCGCCGCCTATGGCCGCGTCTTTTACAACAACGTCATGCTCTCCGGAACCGTCCCGCAGATTTCTTTGATCTGTGGTCCGTGCGCCGGTGGCGCAGCGTACAGTCCCGCACTCACCGACTTCATCATTCAGACTCGCCAGGCCCAGATGTTTATCACCGGACCGCAAGTCATCAAGCAAGTCACAGGAGAAACTGTTACTGCTGAAGAACTCGGTGGTCCCGAATCGCAGATGAATAATGCCGGTGTCGTTCATCTGATCGCGCAAAACGACGACGAAGCCGTGATGATGTGCCGCCGCCTCCTTAGCTTCATGCCGTCGAACAACCTCGAAGACCCGCCCCGTGCGCCCTTTGACCTCCCCCTTCAGGAGGATCCGGAATTCAGCCGCATCGTTCCGGTGGAAACCAAGATGGCATACGATGTCCGCAAGGTCATCCAACGCGTAGCGGACTACGAGGACTTTCTCGAAATCCAACCCGGTTTCGCTCCCAACATCGTCATCGGATTCGCCCGCTTACAGGGACGTCCAATTGGAGTCGTCGCCAATCAGCCGTGCGCTCTCGCGGGCGCGCTGGACATCAATGCGTCGGATAAGGCGGCGCGCTTCATCCGTTTCTGCAACGCCTTCAACATCCCGCTCGTTACGTTCGTGGATGTTCCCGGTTTCCTCCCCGGCGTGCAACAGGAATACGGCGGCATCATTCGCCACGGCGCGAAGATGCTCTTCGCTTACGCAGCCGCCACGGTTCCGAAACTTACGCTGGTTTTGCGGAAAGCCTACGGCGGTTCCTATCTCGCGATGTGCAGTCGCGATATGGGCGCCGATCGCGTGGTCGCCTGGCCCACCGCCGAGATTGCCGTCATGGGAGCGGAAGGCGCCGCCGAAATCGTTTTCCGCCGCGAGATCGATGCGGCTCCCGACAAAGCAGGGAAACGCAGGGAATTGATCCAGCAATATCGCGACACATTCTCCAATCCGTACGTAGCCGCTGGCCGCCGGTTGATTGACGACATCATCGAACCTGCGCAAACGCGGATGTATCTGGCGCAAGCGCTCGAAGCCCTGCACGCGAAGAGGGAACTCCGTCCACCGAAAAAACACGGACTGATTCCGCTCTAA
- a CDS encoding methylmalonyl-CoA carboxytransferase subunit 5S, translated as MARLIEVTELALRDAHQSLLATRMAMEDMVPVCEDLDNAGYWSLECWGGATYDACIRFLNEDPWERLRSFRKLLPKSRLQMLLRGQNLLGYRHYEDGVVERFVDKAATNGMDVFRVFDALNDLRNLEVSIKAVRKTGKHAQGTICYTTSPLHTVAAFIEMAQRLKEMGCDSICIKDMAGLLKPQPAYDLVKGIKEKCGRETLVHVHAHATTGVTLVSLIKAIEAGCDMVDTAISSMSLGPGHNPTESFVECLEGTEFKTRLDMDRILRVKKHFATIRPRYREFLSDFTGVETEIFKSQIPGGMISNMESQLKGQGAGDRLEEVLLEVPNVRKDAGYPPLVTPSSQIVGSQAVFNVLMGKYKVLTGEFDDLILGYYGSTLGEKNPEVLKRAEEHAKKPAITCRPADLLKPEWDHLRESAVALEGNNGSDEDVLTFAMFPQVAPKFFKSRKDGAKNLGKDPAKKTAPASDAKSTSPGGAKPLEGSIHYVVTLNGKEHQVTVAGK; from the coding sequence ATGGCTCGCTTGATCGAAGTCACAGAATTAGCCCTCCGAGATGCCCATCAGAGTCTCCTGGCCACCCGCATGGCGATGGAAGACATGGTCCCAGTTTGCGAAGACCTCGACAACGCCGGATATTGGTCGCTGGAATGTTGGGGCGGCGCCACCTACGACGCCTGCATTCGCTTCCTGAATGAAGATCCATGGGAGCGACTGCGCAGCTTCCGCAAGTTGCTTCCTAAGAGCCGCCTACAGATGTTGCTGCGCGGCCAGAACCTGCTCGGCTACCGCCATTATGAAGATGGAGTGGTCGAGCGCTTCGTCGACAAAGCCGCGACCAACGGGATGGATGTCTTCCGTGTCTTCGATGCTTTAAACGATCTGCGCAACCTCGAAGTCAGCATTAAAGCCGTGCGCAAGACCGGGAAACATGCCCAAGGCACGATCTGCTACACCACCAGCCCGCTGCACACCGTCGCCGCGTTCATCGAAATGGCGCAGCGCCTCAAGGAAATGGGTTGCGATTCCATCTGTATTAAGGACATGGCTGGACTTCTCAAGCCCCAACCTGCCTACGACCTGGTGAAGGGAATCAAGGAGAAATGCGGCCGCGAAACGTTGGTTCATGTTCACGCGCACGCCACCACCGGCGTCACGCTCGTGTCGCTCATCAAAGCGATCGAAGCGGGTTGCGACATGGTGGATACCGCGATTAGTTCCATGTCGCTTGGTCCGGGACACAATCCGACCGAGAGTTTCGTCGAGTGCCTGGAAGGAACCGAGTTCAAGACGCGCCTCGACATGGACCGCATCTTGCGCGTGAAAAAACACTTTGCCACGATCCGCCCGCGCTATCGCGAATTCCTCAGCGACTTCACCGGCGTCGAGACGGAAATCTTCAAGAGCCAGATTCCCGGCGGCATGATTTCCAACATGGAGAGCCAACTCAAAGGCCAGGGCGCAGGCGACCGCCTGGAGGAAGTGCTGCTCGAAGTGCCCAACGTCAGAAAAGACGCGGGCTATCCGCCACTTGTCACGCCCTCCAGCCAGATCGTCGGTTCACAGGCGGTGTTCAACGTCCTGATGGGCAAGTACAAGGTCCTCACCGGAGAGTTCGACGACCTCATCCTCGGTTATTACGGCAGCACGCTCGGTGAAAAGAATCCTGAAGTGTTAAAGCGCGCTGAAGAGCATGCCAAGAAGCCTGCCATCACGTGTCGGCCCGCCGACCTGCTCAAGCCGGAATGGGATCACCTTCGTGAAAGTGCGGTGGCTCTCGAAGGAAATAACGGCAGCGACGAAGATGTCCTCACCTTCGCAATGTTTCCGCAAGTCGCGCCGAAGTTTTTCAAGTCCCGTAAAGATGGTGCGAAGAATCTCGGCAAAGACCCTGCCAAGAAAACAGCGCCTGCCTCCGACGCGAAGTCAACGTCGCCGGGCGGCGCGAAGCCACTCGAAGGCAGCATCCACTACGTCGTCACCTTGAACGGAAAAGAGCATCAAGTGACGGTTGCAGGCAAGTAA
- a CDS encoding biotin/lipoyl-binding protein produces the protein MKLQIGIDGKNYEIEVEVIEDDAVARHPQHGPYTPIAATIQSSPAPQAKTQPEVSEANVNEAKVCRSPVAGLVIKVNVKPGDVLETNQLIMVLEAMKMETNVTAAVSGKVKSVRVQAGDAVKTNQILAEFE, from the coding sequence TTGAAACTGCAAATCGGGATTGACGGCAAGAACTACGAAATCGAAGTTGAAGTCATCGAGGATGACGCGGTTGCCCGCCATCCGCAACATGGCCCCTACACGCCTATCGCTGCGACCATCCAGTCTTCGCCTGCGCCGCAAGCGAAAACGCAACCGGAAGTGTCCGAAGCGAATGTCAACGAAGCAAAAGTCTGCCGCAGTCCGGTCGCCGGCTTGGTCATCAAGGTCAACGTGAAGCCGGGGGACGTACTGGAAACCAATCAATTGATCATGGTGCTCGAAGCCATGAAGATGGAGACCAACGTGACCGCGGCGGTGTCGGGGAAGGTGAAGAGCGTCCGTGTGCAAGCTGGAGACGCCGTTAAGACCAATCAGATCCTCGCCGAATTTGAGTAA